Proteins encoded within one genomic window of Marasmius oreades isolate 03SP1 chromosome 6, whole genome shotgun sequence:
- a CDS encoding uncharacterized protein (MEROPS:MER0001400), with translation MVSFNKFFSTVLLAVLYATHATAAPWPLSSKHSTHRIRHIGRDLKVEAFHPQSDFKTFGDGIDLPASFGSATIGDKTVSFVSSQLNIDASKVSFKSGYENGVGEVAYARQTHDDIPFVNAVANVAFKDNKAVAFGNSFVDTSKIASSSPSIDVNTVIPKVEEALEGKINDIKPTVEYLALQDGTVALVHVFQVQNEEVGTFYEAYVDAHSGNLLSVTDFVAEATYKVLPVWKEIITEGLEVLADPQNTASSPQGWHSGSTVVTAGNNVVAFKGTQSATTAQANFQSTYSPTVGPTAGQNLDAARTNAFYLINSHHDVLYQYGFTESAFNFQTDNFGKGGAGNDRVLMSVQDSSGTNNANFATPPDGQSGTCRMFIWTLTNPNRDGAMENDIPLHEMTHGLSNRLTGGGTARCLQTLEAGGMGEGWSDALADWFSHSDTSAVSDFTMGQWVTNDPAGIRSHPYSTSATTNPLRYSSIAQLDEVHDIGEVWANILHNVYAALVGAHGWSANARTNANTGEGNVVFLRLLVDALAIQPCNPTLPTARDAWIQADVNRFGGANKCTLWRAFASRGLGVGAANHVDSTAVPSGC, from the exons ATGGTTTCCTTCAACAAGTTCTTCTCCACTGTCCTCCTCGCTGTCTTGTACGCGACGCACGCGACCGCCGCTCCCTGGCCCCTGTCCTCAAAACACAGCACGCATCGCATCAGACACATTGGCCGTGATTTAAAGGTCGAAGCCTTCCATCCCCAATCCGACTTCAAG ACCTTCGGAGATGGGATTGACCTGCCCGCATCATTTGGGTCAGCCACCATTGGCGACAAAACTGTTTCGTTCGTCTCGTCGCAGTTGAACATTGACGCCTCGAAAGTATCCTTCAAATCCGGTTATGAAAATGGAGTCGGGGAAGTCGCATATGCTAGGCAAACCCAT GATGATATTCCCTTCGTCAACGCCGTCGCCAATGTGGCCTTCAAGGACAACAAGGCTGTTGCTTTCGGAAATTCTTTCGTTGACACTA GCAAGATTGCTAGTTCATCCCCGAGCATCGACGTTAACACCGTTATCCCCAAGGTCGAAGAGGCGCTTGAGGGCAAAATCAACGACATCAAGCCCACTGTAGAGTATCTTGCCCTTCAAGATGGAACGGTTGCTCTCGTTCACGTCTTCCAAGTCCAGAACGAGGAAGTCGGAACGTTCTACGAGGCCTACGTCGATGCTCACTCTGGCAATCTACTCTCTGTTACCGACTTTGTTGCTGAGGCCACG TACAAAGTCCTTCCCGTTTGGAAGGAGATCATCACTGAGGGCCTCGAAGTACTAGCAGACCCGCAGAACACTGCCTCTTCCCCACAGGGATGGCACAGTGGCAGCACCGTGGTGACTGC AGGCAACAATGTGGTCGCTTTCAAAGGCACACAATCGGCGACTACTGCCCAGGCCAACTTCCAATCCACTTACAGTCCAACTGTCGGTCCTACAGCTGGCCAGAACCTGGATGCCGCCCGTACGAACGCATTCTACCTTATCAACTCGCACCACGATGTTCTTTACCAATACGGATTTACGGAAAGTGCATTCAACTTCCAAACCGACAACTTCGGAAAGGGAGGAGCTGGGAATGACCGAGTCCTCATGAGTGTGCAAGATAGCTCTGGAACCAACAACGCCAACTTTGCTACCCCACCTGA TGGTCAATCCGGAACTTGCAGGATGTTCATCTGGACTCTGACCAAT CCTAACCGTGATGGTGCCATGGAGAACGATATTCCTCTGCATGAAATGACACACGGTCTCAGCAACCGATTGACCGGCGGAGGTACTGCACGATGCTTGCAGACCTTGGAAGCCGGTGGTATGGGTGAAGGATGGTCCGACGCTCTTGCTGA TTGGTTTTCGCATTCCGATACTTCCGCTGTTAGCGACTTTACGATGGGTCAATGGGTCACGAATGACCCGGCTGGTATCCGATCACACCCTTATTCCACGTCTGCAACGACCAACCCTCTCAGGTACTCTTCGATTGCTCAACTCGACGAGGTCCATG ACATCGGAGAG GTCTG GGCGAACATACTTCACAACGTCTACGCTGCCCTTGTCGGCGCACACGGATGGTCCGCTAACGCTCGCACCAACGCCAACACTGGCGAAGGCAACGTTGTTTTCCTTCGTTTGTTGGTTGATGCTCTCGCCATCCAACCATGCAACCCCACTCTCCCCACCGCTCGAGATGCCTGGATCCAGGCTGATGTGAACAGATTTGGTGGTGCGAACAAGTGCACTTTGTGGAGGGCCTTTGCCAGCCGTGGtcttggtgttggtgctgcCAACCATGTTGATTCTACGGCTGTTCCTTCTGGATGCTGA
- a CDS encoding uncharacterized protein (CAZy:CE15) produces MPHALQSCAKRIPAMVVLSSSFALLLLSVVARAAPASNITPGANACPALPSNPVGTNVATLPDPFTFANGSPVVTLDDWACRQAEVSQLLQTYELGTKPPKPTSVTATYSGGRLTINVSNGGTSISFTPTVTLPSGTGPFPAIIGLDGGSIPRPSNIALISLNTGDIAEQNSATSRGKGKFYQLYGANHSAGAMIAWAWAISHIMDVIETTPSLNIDPKRVAVTGCSRDGKGALVAGAFEPRIALTIPQESGSGGSDSWRLSDDMMKRGIQTQTASEIVGENVWFSTAFNTFAQSTVNVLPFDHHSLMGLVAPRGLFVIDQVGIDWLGAPSSFGAMKAAHRIWDSLGASDQFGFSQSAAHTHCSFPSSQQSQLSAFINKFLLGQSTNTNIQETAGGYTYTKGQWDPWNNPVLTSSSISNGTLAQH; encoded by the exons ATGCCCCACGCTCTCCAATCCTGTGCAAAGCGTATCCCAGCTATGGTAGTACTCTCGAGCTCCTTCGCCTTACTCTTGCTTTCAGTTGTTGCCAGAGCTGCACCG GCTTCCAACATTACTCCCGGTGCGAATGCGTGCCCCGCTCTTCCAAGTAATCCAGTCGGAACGAACGTTGCAACGCTTCCGGATCCGTTCACCTTCGCCAATGGCTCTCCTGTTGTGACCCTCGATGACTGGGCCTGTCGCCAAGCCGAAGTTAGCCAACTGCTCCAGACCTACGAGTTGGGTACTAAACCACCGAAGCCCACCTCTGTCACAGCGACATACTCTGGAGGCAGATTGACCATCAACGTTTCCAATGGTGGCACATCCATTTCATTCACACCTACCGTCACTTTACCATCCGGAACTGGTCCTTTCCCTGCTATTATCGGTTTGGATGGCGGTAGCATCCCCCGTCCCAGCAATATTGCATTGATCTCACTGAACACCGGCGATATAGCCGAGCAGAACAGTGCCACCAGTCGAGGAAAGGGCAAATTCTACCAGTTGTACGGTGCTAATCACAGTGCCGGTGCGATGATCGCTTGGGCTTGGGCTATTAGTCATATCATGGATGTTATTGAAACCACTCCAAGCTTGAATATCGACCCCAAGAGAGTCGCTGTCACCGGGTGCTCTCGAGACGGCAAGGGTGCCCTCGTCGCTGGAGCTTTCGAGCCCCGTATCGCACTCACAATACCTCAGGAGTCCGGTTCAGGAGGAAGTGATAGCTGGCGTCTCTCAGACGATATGATGAAGAGGGggattcaaactcaaaccgCCAGCGAAATCGTAGGCGAGAACGTTTGGTTCTCGACGGCATTCAACACCTTCGCCCAAAGCACCGTAAACGTCTTGCCGTTCGACCACCATTCGCTTATGGGCTTGGTCGCACCTCGAGGCCTCTTTGTTATCGACCAAGTCGGAATTGATTGGTTAGGCGCCCCCAGTTCATTCGGTGCAATGAAGGCTGCACACAGGATCTGGGACTCGCTCGGTGCCTCCGATCAATTTGGTTTCTCGCAATCTGCTGCACATACCCACTGTTCATTCCCATCGTCTCAGCAGAGCCAGCTTAGCGCTTTCATTAATAAATTCTTGCTTGGTCAGTCGACGAACACTAACATTCAGGAGACGGCAGGCGGCTACACTTACACCAAAGGACAATGGGACCCATGGAACAACCCGGTCCTCACTAGTAGCAGTATCTCAAACGGTACACTGGCACAACATTAA